One Roseomonas gilardii subsp. gilardii genomic region harbors:
- a CDS encoding acetoin utilization protein AcuC, translating to MGSEIYRHSTYGGKHPLAIARVSTALDLIRALGWLDPERYRDSPMATPEQLARFHTPEYVAALQRAEAEQSADEAVRERHHLGAHGNPIYREVFRRPATGAGGAILAARLVRHGGIVHVPGAGTHHAMPDRASGFCYVNDVALGLFALVDAGLERVLYVDIDAHHGDGVELAFHGDPRVFTLSIHEANRWPRTGTIEDRAGGHARNIPVPEGFNDSEMDWVLRNAVLPLARHLRPQAIVLQCGSDALEEDPLSRLALSNNSHFAVVRALRGLSPRFIVTGGGGYNPWSVGRCWAGVWATLNDLPIPARLPPAAEAVLRGLSWFRAAGRAPPEHWFTTLRDEPRPGPVRAEIRALCAITLRDLP from the coding sequence GTGGGTTCGGAGATCTACCGCCACTCCACCTATGGCGGGAAACACCCACTGGCCATCGCCCGCGTCTCCACCGCCCTGGATCTGATCCGGGCCCTGGGCTGGCTCGACCCGGAACGCTACCGCGACAGCCCCATGGCCACGCCGGAGCAACTGGCCCGCTTCCATACACCGGAATACGTCGCGGCCCTGCAACGGGCTGAGGCGGAGCAGTCGGCGGATGAGGCGGTGCGCGAGCGCCATCACCTCGGCGCCCATGGCAACCCCATCTATCGCGAGGTCTTTCGCCGCCCGGCGACGGGGGCCGGAGGCGCGATCCTGGCCGCGCGGCTGGTGCGGCATGGCGGCATCGTCCATGTGCCGGGTGCCGGCACCCATCACGCCATGCCCGACCGGGCCAGCGGCTTCTGCTATGTCAACGACGTGGCGCTGGGGCTCTTCGCGCTGGTGGATGCCGGGCTGGAGCGCGTCCTCTATGTCGATATCGACGCGCATCACGGCGACGGGGTGGAACTCGCCTTTCACGGCGATCCGCGCGTCTTCACCCTCTCCATCCACGAGGCCAATCGCTGGCCCCGCACCGGCACCATCGAGGACCGGGCAGGGGGCCATGCCCGCAATATCCCGGTGCCGGAGGGCTTCAACGACAGCGAGATGGACTGGGTGCTCCGCAACGCCGTCCTGCCCCTCGCACGGCACCTGCGGCCCCAGGCCATCGTGCTGCAATGCGGCTCCGACGCGCTGGAGGAAGACCCGCTGTCCCGGCTGGCCCTGTCCAACAACAGCCATTTCGCGGTGGTGCGGGCGCTGCGGGGCCTGTCGCCACGCTTCATCGTGACCGGCGGCGGGGGCTACAACCCCTGGTCCGTCGGGCGCTGCTGGGCCGGGGTCTGGGCCACGCTGAACGACCTGCCCATCCCCGCCCGGCTGCCACCGGCGGCCGAGGCGGTGCTTCGCGGCCTCTCCTGGTTCCGCGCCGCCGGCCGGGCACCGCCGGAACACTGGTTCACCACGCTGCGGGACGAACCCCGCCCAGGGCCCGTGCGGGCGGAGATCCGCGCGCTCTGTGCCATCACCCTGCGCGATCTGCCCTGA
- a CDS encoding ETC complex I subunit — translation MSKARIYSPPKSAMQSGQARTHGWVLRHVPDQPKRIDPLMGWTGSADTEQQVVLRFDTLEEAEDYARANGIDYEVEARRQVPTLKPKSYADNFRWGRKQNWTH, via the coding sequence ATGAGCAAGGCCCGCATCTACAGCCCCCCGAAAAGCGCGATGCAGTCCGGCCAGGCCCGCACCCATGGCTGGGTCCTGCGGCATGTTCCCGACCAGCCGAAGCGAATTGACCCGCTGATGGGCTGGACCGGCTCCGCCGATACGGAACAGCAGGTCGTCCTCCGCTTCGACACGCTGGAGGAAGCCGAGGACTACGCCCGGGCGAACGGCATCGACTACGAGGTCGAAGCCCGGCGCCAGGTTCCGACCCTGAAGCCGAAATCCTACGCGGACAACTTCCGCTGGGGCCGCAAGCAGAACTGGACCCACTGA
- the serS gene encoding serine--tRNA ligase: protein MHDIRAIRANPEAFDAGMARRGLPPAAERLISLDAERRTATTAVEEARAARNRKSREVGALKAAGKHEEAQALIDELAAGERVSGEALSSAEAALREALAELPALLAEDVPDGADENSNVVLHQHGAPQNFPFQPKQHFELGEAMGLMDFASAAKLSGARFTVLRGALARLERALGNWMVNLHAEHGYEEISVPLLVNDEAVFGTAQLPKFAEDLFRTTDGRWLIPTAEVPLTNLAAGEILPDAALPQRYTALSYCFRSEAGSAGRDTRGMLRQHQFMKAEMVSVTRPEDSAEEHERMTRCAERVLSELGLVWRRIVLCAGDTGFASSKTYDLEVWLPGQGAWREISSCSNMLDFQARRMNARYRPKDEPGGKKAQPAFVHTMNGSGVAVGRALIAVMETHQQEDGSVLVPEVLRPWMGGLERIGP, encoded by the coding sequence ATGCACGATATCCGCGCGATCCGCGCCAACCCGGAAGCCTTCGACGCAGGCATGGCCCGCCGCGGCCTGCCGCCCGCCGCGGAGCGCCTGATCTCCCTGGATGCCGAGCGCCGCACCGCGACCACGGCCGTCGAGGAGGCGCGCGCCGCCCGCAACAGGAAGAGCCGCGAGGTCGGTGCGCTCAAGGCTGCCGGCAAGCACGAGGAAGCGCAGGCGCTGATCGACGAGCTGGCGGCGGGCGAGCGCGTGTCCGGCGAGGCCCTGTCCAGTGCCGAGGCGGCGCTGCGCGAGGCCCTGGCGGAGCTGCCGGCGCTGCTGGCCGAGGACGTGCCCGATGGCGCGGACGAGAACAGCAACGTGGTGCTGCACCAGCATGGCGCGCCGCAGAACTTCCCCTTCCAGCCGAAGCAGCACTTCGAGCTGGGCGAGGCGATGGGGCTGATGGATTTCGCCTCCGCCGCCAAGCTCTCCGGGGCGCGCTTCACCGTGCTGCGCGGGGCGCTGGCGCGGCTGGAGCGCGCGCTGGGCAACTGGATGGTCAACCTGCATGCCGAGCATGGCTATGAGGAGATCTCCGTCCCGCTGCTGGTGAATGACGAGGCGGTCTTCGGCACGGCGCAGCTTCCGAAATTCGCCGAGGACCTGTTCCGCACCACGGATGGGCGCTGGCTGATCCCGACCGCCGAGGTGCCGCTGACCAACCTCGCCGCCGGGGAGATCCTGCCGGACGCCGCCCTGCCGCAGCGCTACACGGCGCTGAGCTACTGCTTCCGCTCCGAGGCGGGCTCGGCCGGGCGCGACACGCGCGGCATGCTGCGGCAGCACCAGTTCATGAAGGCCGAGATGGTCTCCGTCACCCGGCCCGAGGATTCGGCCGAGGAGCACGAGCGGATGACACGCTGTGCCGAACGCGTGCTGAGCGAGCTGGGGCTGGTCTGGCGGCGGATCGTGCTCTGCGCCGGCGATACCGGCTTCGCCTCCAGCAAGACCTATGACCTGGAGGTCTGGTTGCCGGGGCAGGGGGCGTGGCGGGAAATCTCCTCCTGCTCCAACATGCTGGACTTTCAGGCGCGGCGGATGAACGCCCGCTATCGCCCGAAGGACGAGCCTGGCGGGAAGAAGGCGCAGCCGGCCTTCGTCCACACCATGAACGGCTCCGGCGTCGCGGTGGGCCGCGCGCTGATCGCGGTGATGGAGACGCACCAGCAGGAGGACGGCTCTGTGCTGGTGCCGGAGGTGCTGCGCCCCTGGATGGGCGGGCTGGAGCGCATCGGCCCCTGA
- the tatC gene encoding twin-arginine translocase subunit TatC, which produces MPLIEHLLELRTRLLWSFGAFFVAFAICYYFSTQIYGFLARPLADILQQQGAGERRMIFTALYEAFFTYLRVAFFGAVFISFPVWATQLWLFIAPGLYKSEKRAVMPFLIASPILFVMGAALAYYFIFPLAWRFFISFESPGGAAGGLPVQLEAKVSEYLSLVMHMILAFGAAFQLPVALTLMARVGIVTVDQLKKGRRYAIVGMFIAAAVLTPPDVISQVGLAVPLLLLYELSIIAATWMNRPKKTPADKTKT; this is translated from the coding sequence ATGCCGTTGATCGAGCATCTGCTCGAACTCCGCACCCGTCTGCTCTGGTCCTTCGGGGCCTTCTTTGTCGCCTTCGCGATCTGCTACTATTTCTCCACGCAGATCTACGGCTTCCTGGCGCGGCCGCTGGCCGACATCCTGCAGCAGCAGGGCGCGGGGGAGCGGCGGATGATCTTCACCGCGCTCTACGAGGCCTTCTTCACCTATCTGCGGGTGGCCTTCTTCGGGGCGGTGTTCATCTCCTTCCCCGTCTGGGCGACGCAGCTCTGGCTCTTCATCGCACCCGGCCTCTACAAGTCCGAGAAGCGGGCGGTGATGCCCTTCCTGATCGCCTCGCCGATCCTCTTCGTGATGGGCGCGGCGCTGGCCTACTACTTCATCTTCCCGCTGGCCTGGCGCTTCTTCATCTCCTTCGAATCCCCTGGTGGCGCGGCGGGCGGCCTGCCGGTGCAGCTGGAGGCCAAGGTGAGCGAGTACCTCTCGCTCGTCATGCACATGATCCTGGCCTTCGGCGCGGCCTTCCAGTTGCCGGTGGCGCTGACGCTGATGGCGCGGGTCGGCATCGTGACGGTGGACCAGCTCAAGAAGGGCCGCCGCTATGCCATCGTCGGCATGTTCATTGCCGCCGCGGTGCTGACGCCGCCGGACGTGATCAGCCAGGTCGGCCTCGCCGTGCCGCTGCTGCTGCTCTACGAGCTGTCGATCATCGCCGCGACCTGGATGAACCGCCCGAAGAAGACCCCGGCCGACAAGACGAAGACCTGA
- the tatB gene encoding Sec-independent protein translocase protein TatB, with amino-acid sequence MFDLAWSEIAVIVVVAIVVIGPKDLPDTIRTVAKGIGKLRRMAGELQGHLDEVVREAKLEDVRDQIREIRNFDIKGEIQRTVDKDGSLRSAFNDDPFRAQPATPSADAAPAVQAAPVGEATPPGAGTDATAVAADPDPARAADAPPPPPQSRKRRPLPAPRRRSRPSR; translated from the coding sequence ATGTTCGACCTCGCCTGGTCCGAGATCGCGGTCATCGTCGTGGTGGCGATCGTCGTGATCGGCCCGAAGGACCTTCCGGACACCATCCGCACCGTGGCCAAGGGCATCGGCAAGCTGCGCCGCATGGCGGGCGAGCTGCAGGGCCATCTGGACGAGGTGGTGCGCGAGGCGAAGCTGGAGGATGTGCGCGACCAGATCCGCGAGATCCGGAATTTCGACATCAAGGGCGAGATCCAGCGCACCGTGGACAAGGACGGCTCGCTCCGTTCCGCCTTCAACGACGATCCCTTCCGCGCCCAGCCCGCAACCCCCTCCGCCGATGCCGCGCCGGCCGTCCAGGCCGCCCCGGTGGGCGAGGCGACGCCCCCGGGCGCCGGCACCGACGCGACCGCCGTGGCGGCCGACCCGGACCCGGCCCGGGCCGCCGATGCGCCCCCTCCACCGCCCCAGTCCAGGAAGCGGCGGCCCCTGCCGGCCCCGCGGAGGCGATCCCGACCGAGCCGCTGA
- the scpB gene encoding SMC-Scp complex subunit ScpB, producing the protein MLPEAALRIAEALIFAADRPVTTARLAQALGIGGDEKDSLDPAAILQTLRDRYAGRGVELVEVGGGWSFRTAPDLAPLLTRVVEVPKRLPRAAMEVLAAIAWRQPVTRAEIEELRGASVSQTSLEALLEAGLVAPRGRKESPGRPVLWGTTPRFLEHFNLRSLAELPRQEDLVSRDAPVLIEAQEEMAEEMAESAS; encoded by the coding sequence ATGCTGCCTGAGGCCGCGCTGCGCATCGCCGAGGCGCTGATCTTCGCCGCCGACCGGCCCGTCACCACCGCCCGGCTGGCCCAGGCCCTGGGCATCGGCGGCGACGAGAAGGATTCGCTCGACCCCGCCGCCATCCTGCAGACGCTGCGCGACCGCTATGCCGGGCGGGGCGTGGAACTGGTGGAGGTGGGCGGCGGCTGGAGCTTCCGCACCGCACCCGACCTGGCACCGCTGCTGACCCGGGTGGTGGAGGTGCCGAAGCGCCTGCCGCGCGCCGCCATGGAGGTGCTGGCGGCCATCGCCTGGCGCCAGCCGGTGACGCGGGCCGAGATCGAGGAACTGCGCGGCGCCTCGGTCTCCCAGACCTCGCTGGAGGCGCTGCTGGAGGCCGGGCTGGTCGCCCCGCGTGGGCGCAAGGAAAGCCCTGGACGCCCGGTGCTCTGGGGCACCACCCCGCGCTTCCTGGAGCATTTCAACCTGCGCTCCCTGGCGGAGCTGCCGCGCCAGGAGGACCTCGTGTCCCGCGATGCGCCGGTCCTGATCGAGGCCCAGGAGGAAATGGCCGAGGAAATGGCGGAGTCGGCTTCCTGA
- a CDS encoding segregation and condensation protein A: protein MSGASPEPQALLLRLEGYEGPLDLLLELARAQKVDLARLDILALVDQYLAVIEGARRVRLELAADWLVMAAWLAWLKSRLLLPDPEPDEDAEAAAVSLTDRLQGLEALRAGAAWLDGQPRLGRDFFGRGLPESLVQRRDGELEADLPGLLHAWATAIRRAESRRPYVPKPRKLWTVGEALSRLERLIGAAGPDWGELERFLPEGLALDPVERRAAIASTLIAGLELAKHGGLELRQEAAFGPILLRAARMSEEEDTADAA from the coding sequence GTGAGCGGCGCATCGCCGGAGCCCCAGGCCCTGCTGCTGCGGCTGGAGGGCTATGAGGGCCCGCTGGACCTGCTGCTGGAACTGGCGCGGGCGCAGAAGGTCGATCTGGCGCGGCTCGATATCCTGGCCCTGGTAGATCAGTATCTCGCGGTGATCGAGGGCGCCCGCCGGGTGCGGCTGGAACTGGCCGCCGACTGGCTGGTCATGGCCGCTTGGCTCGCCTGGCTCAAGTCGCGCCTGCTGCTGCCCGACCCGGAGCCGGACGAGGATGCCGAGGCCGCCGCGGTCTCGCTCACCGACCGCCTCCAGGGGCTGGAAGCCTTGCGCGCCGGTGCCGCCTGGCTGGACGGGCAGCCCAGGCTGGGGCGCGACTTCTTCGGGCGCGGCCTGCCCGAATCCCTGGTGCAGCGGCGGGACGGGGAGCTGGAGGCCGATCTGCCCGGCCTGTTGCATGCCTGGGCCACAGCCATCCGCCGGGCCGAGTCGCGCCGCCCCTATGTCCCGAAGCCCCGCAAGCTCTGGACGGTGGGCGAGGCGCTGAGCCGGCTGGAACGGCTGATCGGCGCCGCCGGGCCGGATTGGGGGGAGCTGGAGCGCTTCCTGCCGGAAGGGCTGGCGCTCGATCCGGTGGAACGCCGCGCGGCCATCGCCAGCACGCTGATCGCCGGGCTGGAACTGGCCAAGCATGGCGGGCTGGAACTGCGGCAGGAGGCGGCCTTCGGCCCGATCCTGCTGCGCGCCGCCCGCATGAGCGAGGAGGAGGACACCGCCGATGCTGCCTGA
- a CDS encoding site-2 protease family protein, whose protein sequence is MLEWLPELLAAAIAAILAITLHEAAHGYAALWLGDDTAQRAGRLSLNPIRHVDPVGTVLVPGFLVISQLLTIGTVQVMFGWAKPVPVNQFRLRNPRFGMVAVAAAGPAINMVLAFLAALSGHVVDAVSLPPELAAWIYRLLSLMILSNLLLGLFNLIPIPPMDGGRILGGLLPPRLGIPFLRLDRLGLLLVVLVLFILPQLSSAWDPMGWLLRYAVGPAFNVVMRAAGYGL, encoded by the coding sequence ATGCTTGAATGGCTTCCGGAACTCCTCGCGGCGGCGATCGCCGCCATCCTGGCGATCACCCTGCACGAGGCGGCGCATGGCTATGCCGCGCTCTGGCTCGGCGATGACACGGCGCAGCGGGCGGGGCGGCTCAGCCTGAACCCGATCCGGCATGTGGACCCGGTGGGCACCGTGCTGGTGCCCGGCTTCCTGGTCATCTCCCAGTTGCTGACCATCGGCACGGTGCAGGTCATGTTCGGCTGGGCCAAGCCGGTGCCGGTGAACCAGTTCCGCCTGCGCAACCCCCGCTTCGGCATGGTGGCGGTGGCGGCGGCAGGCCCCGCGATCAACATGGTGCTCGCCTTCCTGGCGGCCCTGTCCGGCCATGTGGTGGATGCCGTGTCGCTGCCGCCGGAACTCGCCGCCTGGATCTACCGACTCCTCTCGCTGATGATTCTGTCCAACCTGCTGCTGGGGCTGTTCAACCTGATCCCCATCCCGCCCATGGATGGCGGCCGCATCCTGGGTGGGCTGCTGCCGCCCCGGCTGGGCATCCCCTTCCTGCGGCTGGACCGGCTGGGACTGCTGCTGGTGGTGCTGGTGCTCTTCATCCTGCCGCAGCTCTCCTCGGCCTGGGACCCGATGGGCTGGCTGCTGCGCTATGCGGTCGGCCCCGCCTTCAACGTCGTCATGCGCGCGGCGGGATACGGGCTGTGA
- the nagZ gene encoding beta-N-acetylhexosaminidase, translating into MSRAAMPAAAILGISGTSLTPEEAALFRRHRPAGAILFARNIADPAQLRALTTALREVLGEEAPILVDQEGGRVARLRPPHWPAFPPGASFEGRPEAALENAALLGATCLEMGLDVVCAPVLDLRHPGAHDVIGDRAFSEDPAEVARIGAAWIAGLRAAGCIPVIKHIPGHGRAMADSHLDLPRVSATRAELEADLFPFQAVCRPDSGRGAWAMTAHILYDALDPERPATLSPRVIEGVIRDEVGFDGLLLSDDLAMKALSGSPQDLALQALTAGCDVVLHCPGILAENAALLESCPRLTDRAAERMEEARATALASRRPLGAVSASV; encoded by the coding sequence ATGAGCCGCGCCGCCATGCCCGCCGCCGCGATCCTCGGGATCTCCGGCACCAGCCTGACGCCGGAAGAGGCGGCGCTGTTCCGCCGCCACCGCCCGGCGGGGGCCATCCTGTTCGCGCGCAACATCGCCGACCCGGCGCAGCTCCGCGCCCTGACCACCGCGCTGCGCGAGGTGCTGGGGGAGGAAGCGCCGATCCTGGTGGACCAGGAGGGTGGCCGCGTCGCCCGGCTGCGCCCGCCGCACTGGCCCGCCTTCCCGCCGGGCGCGAGCTTCGAGGGCCGTCCGGAAGCGGCGCTGGAGAATGCCGCGCTGCTGGGCGCCACCTGTCTGGAGATGGGGCTGGACGTGGTCTGCGCCCCGGTGCTCGACCTGCGCCATCCCGGCGCGCATGACGTGATCGGCGACCGTGCTTTCTCCGAGGACCCGGCCGAGGTGGCGCGGATCGGCGCGGCCTGGATCGCCGGGCTGCGCGCCGCCGGCTGCATCCCGGTCATCAAGCACATCCCCGGCCATGGCCGCGCCATGGCGGACAGCCACCTCGACCTGCCGCGCGTTTCCGCCACCCGGGCGGAGCTGGAGGCGGACCTCTTCCCCTTCCAGGCGGTCTGCCGCCCCGATTCCGGGCGCGGCGCCTGGGCGATGACGGCCCATATCCTTTATGACGCGCTGGACCCGGAACGGCCTGCCACGCTCTCGCCGCGCGTGATCGAGGGGGTGATCCGCGACGAGGTCGGATTCGACGGGCTGCTGCTGTCCGACGACCTCGCCATGAAGGCGCTGTCCGGCAGCCCGCAGGACCTCGCGCTGCAGGCGCTCACCGCTGGTTGCGACGTGGTGCTGCATTGCCCCGGCATCCTCGCCGAGAACGCCGCCCTGCTGGAGTCCTGCCCGCGCCTGACGGATCGCGCCGCGGAACGGATGGAGGAGGCCCGCGCCACCGCGCTGGCGTCCCGCCGCCCGCTCGGCGCCGTTTCGGCCTCGGTCTGA
- a CDS encoding SPOR domain-containing protein produces MLAVAGGLTAVLGVGAAAVWGVSRVVSNGVPVIEADSRPLRVRPDDPGGLRVANQGERIFETQNQPQRGRAGQPGVPAQAQIAPAPEQPNLEALRQAAQASRMAQRTAVPTAQPAATAPAVPPPVAEAPQAPAEAVTAPAANPAASPAPGARAPEPAPRQETRAEAHAEPARPAASGSALVQLGALGSEEAAHTEWNRLKGRLGGLLADRRPMVVRFERPGMPTMWRLRTGGFSDAAAARSFCEAARAKGAPACAAIGG; encoded by the coding sequence ATGCTGGCCGTGGCCGGCGGGCTGACCGCCGTGCTGGGGGTCGGCGCGGCCGCCGTCTGGGGCGTGTCGCGCGTCGTTTCCAACGGCGTTCCGGTGATCGAGGCCGATAGCCGGCCGCTTCGCGTTCGCCCGGACGATCCCGGGGGACTGCGCGTCGCCAACCAGGGCGAGCGCATCTTCGAGACGCAGAACCAGCCGCAGCGTGGGCGCGCCGGACAGCCGGGCGTGCCCGCCCAGGCGCAGATCGCCCCGGCACCCGAGCAGCCGAACCTGGAGGCGCTGCGCCAGGCGGCCCAGGCCTCGCGCATGGCGCAGCGTACGGCGGTGCCCACGGCACAGCCGGCGGCCACCGCGCCAGCCGTGCCGCCTCCGGTCGCCGAGGCGCCGCAGGCTCCGGCCGAGGCGGTGACCGCCCCGGCTGCCAACCCGGCCGCCAGCCCGGCCCCGGGGGCCCGCGCCCCCGAACCTGCCCCGCGCCAGGAAACCCGGGCCGAGGCGCATGCCGAGCCCGCCCGCCCCGCCGCCAGCGGCAGCGCGCTGGTGCAGCTCGGCGCGCTGGGCAGCGAGGAAGCCGCCCATACCGAATGGAACCGGCTGAAAGGCCGCCTCGGCGGGCTGCTGGCCGACCGGCGGCCCATGGTGGTGCGCTTCGAGCGGCCGGGCATGCCGACCATGTGGCGCCTGCGCACCGGCGGCTTCAGTGACGCCGCCGCCGCCCGCAGCTTCTGCGAGGCCGCCAGGGCCAAGGGCGCCCCGGCCTGCGCGGCGATCGGCGGATGA
- the argS gene encoding arginine--tRNA ligase: MSQDVFQTLRAEVVAQLRAILPDLPEEAFARVLVEPPRDPSHGDMATNAAMVVAKQAKLPPPKLAAELAARLAASPLVAEATPAGPGFVNLRLREDVPRAQIPLVLKAGEAYGDGRLGGGRKVDVEYVSANPTGPMHVGHCRGAVVGDALANLLAKAGWDVTKEYYINDAGAQVQALAWAAYWRYLQALGTALTEEEFAAQVPGGLQYRGEYLIPVGEALKARFGDSLAPGAKPADPANWLDTVRSFTIDAMMAEIRDDLAALGVNFDVYISEAQLVRDGVADKAIAELAARGYVYEGVLEPPKGKTPDDWEPRPQTLFRSTQFGDDVDRPLRKSDGSNTYFANDIGNHADKIARGFDELVQVWGADHGGYVKRMQAAVKALSGDRPVPLDVVLAQIVKVMKNGEPVRMSKRAGTYVTLRDLIDEVGKDAVRFTMLTRKADAQMEFDLDKVVEQSRDNPVFYVQYAHARCRSVLRQARDPAPAELAEAAMDSLSDPAEMALIRRIMTWPRTVEAAAAAREPHRIAFYLGDLAADFHLLWNRGRDDATLRFIREEDPAATRARLALVAATAMVIRSGLRVMGVTPVEEMR; the protein is encoded by the coding sequence ATGTCACAGGACGTTTTCCAGACCCTGCGTGCCGAGGTCGTCGCGCAGCTCCGCGCCATCCTGCCGGACCTGCCGGAGGAAGCCTTCGCCCGTGTCCTGGTGGAACCGCCGCGTGACCCTTCCCATGGCGACATGGCGACCAATGCCGCGATGGTGGTGGCCAAGCAGGCGAAGCTGCCGCCGCCGAAGCTGGCCGCCGAGCTCGCCGCGCGCCTCGCCGCCTCGCCGCTGGTGGCCGAGGCCACGCCTGCCGGGCCGGGCTTCGTGAACCTGCGGCTGCGCGAGGATGTGCCGCGGGCGCAGATCCCGCTCGTGCTGAAGGCCGGGGAGGCCTATGGCGACGGCAGGCTGGGCGGCGGGCGCAAGGTGGACGTGGAATACGTCTCCGCCAACCCGACCGGGCCGATGCATGTGGGCCATTGCCGCGGCGCCGTGGTGGGCGATGCCCTGGCCAACCTGCTGGCCAAGGCCGGCTGGGACGTCACCAAGGAATACTACATCAACGATGCCGGGGCGCAGGTGCAGGCCCTCGCCTGGGCGGCCTACTGGCGCTATCTCCAGGCCCTTGGCACCGCGCTGACGGAGGAGGAATTCGCGGCACAGGTGCCCGGCGGGCTGCAGTATCGCGGCGAATACCTGATCCCGGTGGGCGAGGCGCTGAAGGCGCGCTTCGGCGACAGCCTGGCGCCAGGCGCGAAGCCCGCCGATCCGGCGAACTGGCTCGACACGGTGCGGTCCTTCACCATCGACGCGATGATGGCCGAGATCCGCGACGACCTCGCGGCGCTGGGCGTGAATTTCGACGTCTATATCAGCGAGGCGCAGCTCGTCCGCGACGGCGTGGCGGACAAGGCGATCGCCGAGCTGGCGGCCAGGGGCTATGTCTACGAGGGCGTGCTGGAGCCGCCCAAGGGCAAGACCCCCGATGACTGGGAGCCGCGCCCGCAGACGCTGTTCCGCTCGACGCAGTTCGGCGACGACGTGGACCGGCCGCTGCGCAAGAGCGACGGCTCCAACACCTATTTCGCCAACGACATCGGCAACCATGCCGACAAGATCGCGCGCGGCTTCGACGAGCTGGTGCAGGTCTGGGGCGCCGACCATGGCGGCTATGTCAAGCGCATGCAGGCGGCGGTGAAGGCGCTGTCCGGCGACCGGCCGGTGCCGCTGGACGTGGTGCTGGCGCAGATCGTGAAGGTGATGAAGAACGGCGAGCCGGTGCGGATGAGCAAGCGCGCCGGCACCTATGTCACCCTGCGCGACCTGATCGACGAGGTGGGCAAGGACGCGGTCCGCTTCACCATGCTGACCCGCAAGGCCGATGCCCAGATGGAGTTCGATCTGGACAAGGTGGTCGAGCAGTCGCGCGACAACCCGGTCTTCTATGTCCAGTACGCCCATGCCCGCTGCCGCTCCGTGCTGCGCCAGGCGAGGGACCCGGCACCCGCGGAACTGGCGGAAGCCGCGATGGATTCGCTGTCCGATCCCGCCGAAATGGCGCTGATCCGGCGCATCATGACCTGGCCCCGCACCGTGGAGGCCGCTGCCGCGGCGCGGGAGCCGCACCGGATTGCGTTCTATCTTGGTGACTTGGCGGCGGATTTTCACCTATTGTGGAACCGGGGCCGCGATGACGCGACCTTGCGCTTCATCCGGGAGGAAGACCCGGCCGCCACGCGTGCGAGGCTCGCCCTCGTCGCCGCCACGGCCATGGTGATCCGCTCGGGCCTGCGCGTCATGGGGGTGACGCCAGTCGAGGAGATGCGGTGA